A stretch of DNA from Chitinophagaceae bacterium:
GCCATCAGCGCGTATGATAACTTTAGTCTTCATGCATTGCCCGGTATTTCATTTCAGCCAATTTCCAATCCGATAAATGGTCGATATCCTGCACTTCCATTTCGTCAAGGATTATGGCCCCGGTGTTTTCGATGAAAAGGTTGTTGTTGATTTTCTGAGAATTAAACCAATACCATTGGCCTGCATCATGGTATGCTTTTTCCAGATCTTGTGAGCGCGAATTCTGAAATTCTGGCCATATCATTTTTATTTTCTCTCTTTCTTCAAGTTTTAGGCCCCGCCAAATTGGGTAACTAAAAGAGACGACTGGAAAAACGGAATAATATCCTTTTTTATTAAGTAATTCATACCCGGCTTTAAAATGTTCTGCTTTAATGAGTGGTGCAGTTGGATAAATGCAACAAATCTTTTCAAACATGCTGTTTTTCTGCCTTTCATAATCAGCAATAACC
This window harbors:
- the pseF gene encoding pseudaminic acid cytidylyltransferase, which produces LFEEVMVSTDDKEIAEIAIQYGAKVPFMRSAETANDQASTMAVILEVIADYERQKNSMFEKICCIYPTAPLIKAEHFKAGYELLNKKGYYSVFPVVSFSYPIWRGLKLEEREKIKMIWPEFQNSRSQDLEKAYHDAGQWYWFNSQKINNNLFIENTGAIILDEMEVQDIDHLSDWKLAEMKYRAMHED